The Allorhizobium ampelinum S4 genome has a segment encoding these proteins:
- a CDS encoding DUF1403 family protein has product MDSRAPTSEPPLSWSPRLPGWASLRGRDIPESDAAFSAGIALKSLDDLIQADPPWLGCWRDRLALKSAAIAARMDGRSEDEHALRDALLLTAPGDDPGPAGKLFLATRMLSRRSGAITTPFIQELAALLDLCWDEGLASIPDLVDSAIQSERAAPFVAVDLIAAMCAIRPDIEVLALGLADVVLAQKLKWPRPVPLLLPERFGSSFRTIGGRGRVRPGEPAYPKAICLALVDGVDAALRSTVDINRRAARLLAVAPKVRTKGAEPVIRRLLNEDAVLASAPGSGLSRWAANRLFERLESFEAVRELSGRSSFRVFGV; this is encoded by the coding sequence ATGGATTCGCGCGCCCCCACCTCAGAGCCGCCCTTGAGCTGGTCACCTCGTCTTCCAGGCTGGGCTTCGTTGCGCGGTCGCGACATTCCCGAATCCGACGCTGCATTCTCTGCCGGTATCGCTCTGAAATCGCTTGACGATCTGATACAGGCCGATCCGCCTTGGCTCGGCTGTTGGCGCGATCGCCTTGCCCTGAAGTCGGCTGCCATCGCCGCCAGAATGGATGGCCGTAGCGAGGACGAACATGCGTTGCGCGACGCGCTTTTGCTGACGGCGCCTGGTGATGATCCAGGGCCTGCGGGAAAATTGTTTTTGGCCACACGAATGCTGTCGCGCCGGTCCGGGGCAATCACCACACCATTTATTCAGGAGCTTGCCGCGTTGTTGGACCTTTGCTGGGACGAGGGGCTTGCCTCCATTCCGGATCTTGTGGATTCTGCGATCCAATCTGAGCGGGCGGCGCCCTTCGTAGCAGTGGACCTGATAGCAGCAATGTGCGCGATCCGCCCGGACATCGAGGTGCTGGCCCTGGGACTGGCGGATGTTGTGCTGGCTCAAAAGCTGAAATGGCCGAGACCTGTTCCTTTGCTTTTACCCGAACGTTTTGGTTCGTCCTTCCGAACGATCGGTGGCCGGGGTCGCGTTCGTCCGGGAGAGCCAGCTTATCCAAAGGCGATCTGCCTGGCGCTGGTTGATGGGGTTGACGCAGCACTCCGTTCCACCGTCGACATCAATCGACGCGCAGCACGGCTGCTGGCTGTCGCGCCGAAGGTTCGCACCAAAGGTGCCGAGCCGGTGATCCGCAGATTGCTGAACGAGGATGCCGTGCTGGCCTCGGCGCCTGGCAGTGGCCTTTCCCGCTGGGCGGCCAACCGGCTGTTCGAGCGGCTGGAAAGCTTTGAGGCGGTACGCGAACTGTCCGGCCGCTCCTCTTTCCGGGTGTTTGGAGTTTGA
- the scpB gene encoding SMC-Scp complex subunit ScpB: MAGAPVAKQSRKERASAAAERLFDRELEDLPPELRWREWMLRVEAVIFASAEPVGRETLARVVGKECSIDLLIDDLIEELRSRPYELVSVAGGWQHRTRVRFAETIRASTAPTRGAATKLSQFEAMVLMAVGYFQPVTRAELSKIFGKEVNRDTIASLRGAGFIASGPRSPTPGAPYTYVTTKHFLSAFDMETLRDLPDIEALEDAGLLSRNAVREGPIAGEPESDEE; encoded by the coding sequence ATGGCCGGAGCCCCTGTAGCCAAGCAATCCCGTAAGGAAAGGGCGAGTGCCGCAGCCGAACGGCTGTTTGATCGGGAGCTGGAGGATCTGCCGCCGGAACTGCGCTGGCGGGAATGGATGCTGAGGGTCGAAGCGGTGATCTTTGCCTCTGCCGAGCCAGTCGGTCGCGAGACATTGGCGCGGGTGGTGGGAAAAGAGTGCAGCATCGATCTGCTGATCGACGACCTCATCGAGGAGCTTCGTTCCCGACCCTACGAACTGGTTTCGGTGGCCGGTGGTTGGCAACACAGAACTCGGGTGCGGTTCGCGGAGACGATACGCGCCTCAACTGCTCCGACGCGCGGCGCGGCAACGAAGTTGTCGCAGTTCGAGGCGATGGTGCTGATGGCGGTGGGATATTTCCAGCCGGTCACCCGGGCGGAACTGAGTAAGATCTTCGGCAAGGAGGTCAACCGCGATACAATTGCTTCGCTTCGGGGCGCTGGGTTCATAGCCTCGGGGCCACGCAGCCCGACACCAGGTGCGCCCTATACCTACGTCACCACCAAACACTTCCTGTCCGCCTTCGATATGGAGACCCTTCGTGATCTGCCCGACATCGAAGCGCTTGAGGATGCCGGGCTGTTGAGTAGAAATGCTGTGCGCGAGGGACCGATTGCAGGCGAGCCAGAGAGCGACGAAGAATAG
- a CDS encoding efflux RND transporter periplasmic adaptor subunit produces the protein MRKFSTRSLATVLALGSFFMVAFAARSQDGEQKTDQAAALSVSLVKPAVLLWPVIIPASGRLAAWHEATIAAETSGMKVTEVKADVGAHVKKGDLLVQFAPESAQADLEQQQANVEKAEADLDQAIANGDRARGLTSSGALSSQQIKEYLITERKAKASLFSAKAALASSQLTLDRTKVYAVDDGVISERSASLGDVVTAGGELFKLIRQNRIEWKAELPFNRLADVKVGTKAVIPTPRGDVHGEVRMVAPSMSTDNGRVIVYVTLNPTPGMDAPKIGILASGYFEFNNTDALTVPAAAVTLKDGFSYVFILNSADKKTVTRKRVKPGRRQDDRVEIISGIEKTDDVVASGGVFLADGSVVHVVDSNDAATTEESK, from the coding sequence ATGCGCAAATTTTCTACCAGGTCTCTCGCGACAGTGCTCGCCTTGGGGTCGTTTTTCATGGTCGCCTTCGCCGCCCGAAGCCAGGATGGTGAACAAAAGACGGATCAAGCGGCCGCACTGAGCGTGAGCTTGGTCAAGCCGGCGGTTTTGCTGTGGCCTGTTATTATTCCCGCAAGTGGTCGACTTGCCGCCTGGCATGAAGCGACAATTGCAGCAGAGACCAGCGGTATGAAGGTCACCGAAGTTAAAGCAGATGTTGGCGCACACGTAAAAAAGGGCGATTTGCTGGTGCAGTTTGCGCCGGAATCTGCCCAGGCTGACCTGGAGCAACAACAAGCGAACGTTGAAAAAGCGGAAGCCGATCTTGATCAAGCAATAGCGAATGGTGACCGCGCCCGAGGATTGACAAGTTCTGGCGCATTATCAAGCCAACAGATAAAGGAATATCTGATTACCGAGCGTAAAGCGAAAGCCTCCCTCTTTTCGGCAAAGGCTGCGTTGGCTTCATCTCAGCTCACCTTGGACAGGACCAAGGTTTACGCAGTGGACGACGGGGTCATATCCGAGCGCTCCGCATCTCTTGGTGATGTGGTGACCGCCGGTGGCGAGTTGTTCAAGCTGATCCGACAAAATCGTATCGAATGGAAAGCGGAATTGCCATTTAATCGGCTGGCTGACGTCAAGGTCGGAACAAAAGCTGTCATCCCAACGCCGCGCGGCGACGTGCACGGTGAGGTCAGGATGGTGGCACCTTCGATGTCAACCGACAATGGTCGCGTGATCGTCTACGTGACGCTGAATCCCACTCCAGGGATGGATGCCCCAAAGATCGGCATCCTGGCCAGCGGCTACTTTGAATTCAACAACACGGATGCGCTCACAGTGCCCGCTGCTGCCGTCACCCTCAAGGACGGCTTCTCATATGTGTTCATTTTGAACTCGGCAGACAAAAAAACGGTGACACGCAAGCGGGTAAAGCCTGGACGGCGGCAGGACGATCGTGTTGAAATCATTTCAGGAATTGAGAAGACTGACGACGTTGTTGCGTCAGGCGGCGTCTTCCTTGCAGATGGCTCTGTAGTCCATGTTGTCGACAGCAATGATGCGGCAACGACGGAGGAATCGAAGTGA
- a CDS encoding efflux RND transporter permease subunit, whose protein sequence is MNFSSWSIRNPVPPLLLFALLTACGLWAFNRLDIQNFPDMDLPTINISATLDGAAAAQLETEVARKIEDKLTGLSKLDSVTTTITDGSVSISVAFEVGKDTQAALDEVKSAVDQAKSDLPQDMDDPTVSKQSLNSSPLTTFVVHSDKLDDAELSWFIDNDMSKALMAVKGVGEVGRLGGIDREIRVELNSNMLDSLGLTANDVNTQLEAVQTYLSGGKGRIGGESQSVRTVVAAETADELRAMPVPLPKGSWVRLDELGTVTDSQSDLTSLAYLNGKPVIAAQIKRSKGYSDIAVTDDVRTAMKAFAAANPQVTIEEAYNTIVPTEQNYESSMDMIYEGAVIAVLVVWMFLRDWRATLLAAVALPLSIIPTFLAMYFCGYTLNTITLLALSLVVGILVDDAIVEIENIERHLRMGKSPFDAAMEAANEIGLAVIATTFTLVAVFLPTAFMGGVVGIIFKQFGVTASVAVLASLLVARLVTPMMAAYILKPGTAKEEEDGRLMRSYLWLVKGALRRRWIPVLGTVGFLAFTLLLLSHLSTGFFPASDDAQTKVTITTPTGSTIETTDEASRKASEIIAKVDHVTSVFQATGTASTGGGASSTTTSSTNSATIVVNLTPIGERDVKQSQIEADLRKALEKVPGLRLETGTGGNGTQLTLTLSGDDSEVLEKAAASLETGLRTLSGIGNVTSSAAMQSPEIIIKPDLAKAASLGVTSKAIAQAIRVATAGAYDTALSKLNLPERQINIRVLLDTTNRQSLDAISLIPVEGSAGNVALGAIADISIGSSPSEINRLDRSRNVTLTIELNGRSLSAVTAEAAQLPSYKNLPQGVKFVEQGELKRQTELFNSFATAIAIGIFCIYAVLVLLFHDFLQPVTILMAIPLALGGALLPLVLTGTSFSMPAVIGLLLLIGIVSKNSILLVEYAIEARRGGMSRYDALVDACHKRARPIIMTTIAMAGGMAPAALSLVAGDSSFRQPMGIVVIGGLLTSTFLSLLVIPVVFTFLDDLLVWLKARFGVTS, encoded by the coding sequence GTGAATTTCTCCTCTTGGTCTATTCGCAACCCTGTCCCCCCGTTGCTGCTATTTGCATTGTTGACGGCCTGTGGCCTTTGGGCGTTCAATCGTCTCGACATACAAAACTTCCCGGATATGGATCTTCCAACCATCAATATCAGCGCGACGCTGGACGGCGCGGCGGCAGCCCAGCTCGAAACGGAAGTGGCCCGCAAGATCGAGGACAAACTGACCGGCCTGAGCAAGCTGGATTCGGTGACCACGACGATCACTGATGGTTCAGTCAGCATTTCAGTCGCATTTGAGGTTGGGAAAGACACGCAAGCCGCATTGGACGAGGTGAAAAGCGCAGTCGATCAGGCGAAAAGCGACCTGCCACAAGATATGGATGATCCAACGGTCTCAAAGCAATCGTTGAACTCTTCTCCTCTGACTACCTTCGTGGTGCATTCCGACAAATTGGACGATGCGGAACTGTCGTGGTTCATCGATAACGACATGTCAAAAGCGCTGATGGCTGTCAAAGGCGTGGGTGAAGTTGGCCGATTGGGCGGCATCGATCGAGAGATCAGGGTAGAGCTCAACTCTAACATGCTCGACAGCCTGGGCTTAACCGCCAATGACGTGAATACCCAGCTTGAAGCCGTGCAAACCTATCTGTCTGGCGGCAAAGGACGAATTGGTGGTGAAAGCCAGTCTGTGCGTACCGTGGTTGCGGCAGAAACTGCCGATGAACTGCGCGCAATGCCTGTCCCGCTGCCAAAAGGCAGTTGGGTCAGGCTGGACGAACTTGGCACAGTGACCGATTCCCAAAGCGATTTGACCTCGCTTGCTTATCTCAATGGTAAACCCGTCATTGCCGCCCAGATCAAACGGTCTAAGGGCTATTCAGATATCGCCGTCACCGACGATGTCCGCACCGCAATGAAAGCCTTTGCCGCTGCCAATCCGCAGGTGACAATCGAAGAAGCCTACAACACGATTGTTCCGACCGAGCAAAATTATGAATCGTCGATGGACATGATCTACGAGGGTGCGGTCATCGCGGTCCTTGTGGTCTGGATGTTCCTGCGCGATTGGCGTGCAACACTTCTGGCGGCTGTCGCTTTGCCGCTGTCGATTATACCGACATTCCTCGCCATGTATTTTTGTGGCTATACGCTGAACACGATCACGCTTTTGGCGCTGTCCTTGGTCGTTGGCATTCTTGTCGACGATGCGATCGTCGAAATCGAGAATATTGAACGACACCTTAGAATGGGCAAAAGCCCCTTCGATGCTGCAATGGAAGCGGCAAACGAAATTGGTTTGGCGGTTATCGCCACAACCTTCACGTTGGTCGCGGTGTTTTTGCCGACCGCCTTCATGGGTGGGGTGGTCGGTATCATTTTCAAGCAATTTGGCGTCACGGCCTCTGTGGCTGTTCTTGCTTCTCTTTTGGTCGCTCGGTTGGTCACGCCGATGATGGCGGCTTACATATTGAAGCCTGGCACTGCAAAAGAAGAAGAAGACGGTCGTTTGATGCGGTCCTATCTCTGGCTTGTGAAAGGGGCGCTCCGGCGTCGCTGGATACCGGTTCTGGGGACTGTCGGATTTTTAGCATTCACGCTTCTGCTCCTGAGCCATTTGTCGACCGGCTTTTTTCCGGCATCTGATGATGCGCAAACCAAGGTCACCATCACGACGCCGACGGGATCGACGATTGAGACAACGGATGAAGCGTCTCGAAAGGCGTCCGAGATCATCGCCAAGGTTGATCATGTTACCTCGGTGTTTCAGGCAACGGGTACGGCCTCCACTGGAGGCGGTGCAAGCAGTACAACGACATCCAGCACCAATAGCGCCACGATTGTTGTCAACCTGACGCCAATTGGCGAGCGCGATGTCAAGCAGTCGCAGATCGAAGCGGATTTACGAAAAGCTTTGGAAAAAGTGCCCGGTCTCCGCCTTGAAACAGGCACTGGCGGGAATGGCACGCAGCTCACTCTGACCTTGTCAGGTGATGACTCCGAAGTTCTGGAAAAGGCAGCCGCCAGCCTCGAGACGGGTCTGCGTACATTGTCAGGCATTGGCAATGTGACATCCTCTGCCGCCATGCAGTCGCCAGAGATCATCATCAAACCGGATTTGGCGAAAGCCGCGTCATTGGGTGTGACATCCAAGGCGATTGCTCAGGCTATTCGCGTGGCGACGGCAGGAGCGTATGATACCGCGCTGTCCAAGCTTAATCTTCCTGAACGTCAGATCAATATCCGGGTCTTGCTGGACACAACAAACCGTCAGTCCCTTGACGCAATATCTCTTATCCCTGTTGAGGGTAGCGCGGGCAACGTTGCCCTTGGAGCAATCGCTGATATTTCAATTGGGTCCAGCCCAAGCGAAATCAATCGGCTCGACAGATCACGCAATGTCACACTCACGATTGAACTGAATGGCAGGAGCTTGTCCGCAGTCACCGCTGAGGCCGCCCAATTGCCAAGCTATAAAAACTTGCCACAAGGGGTAAAATTTGTCGAACAGGGTGAATTGAAGCGTCAAACTGAGTTGTTCAACAGTTTCGCGACGGCGATAGCGATCGGCATTTTCTGCATCTACGCTGTTCTAGTCCTCCTCTTCCATGATTTCCTGCAGCCGGTCACGATCCTGATGGCAATTCCGCTGGCGCTTGGCGGGGCCCTCTTGCCGCTTGTGCTCACCGGTACCAGCTTCTCGATGCCTGCGGTGATTGGTCTGCTCCTTTTGATCGGAATCGTCTCCAAAAACTCCATTCTGCTTGTGGAATATGCGATTGAAGCACGCCGGGGAGGCATGTCGCGTTATGACGCGCTTGTTGATGCGTGTCACAAACGCGCGCGTCCGATCATTATGACCACAATCGCAATGGCTGGCGGCATGGCACCAGCAGCGCTCAGCCTCGTCGCCGGCGATTCTAGCTTTCGTCAACCCATGGGGATCGTCGTGATTGGTGGGTTGTTGACCTCAACCTTCTTGAGCCTCCTGGTCATCCCTGTCGTGTTCACATTTTTAGATGATCTTCTGGTCTGGCTTAAAGCGCGGTTCGGAGTGACCTCGTAA
- a CDS encoding TetR/AcrR family transcriptional regulator — MAGGTALRRAEIGQERREKTRQKLIAAAARVIAANGDKTATIDDFIRAAGVARGTFYNYFPTRENLLDALWTQVGKDPFLEIGKACASISDPVERLIAQAWRILIRSGEDQAWGWLIFALSGNAETVNSDLRAYPAPDLKAGLSAGRLHYDHLDSARDFVVGAVRAGMKTQLSGRGSSEYAHDICKMILLALAVPTEEANRIMGSATRTGVGVAAA; from the coding sequence ATGGCTGGCGGAACCGCGCTCAGGCGTGCCGAAATCGGGCAAGAGCGTCGTGAAAAGACGAGACAGAAGCTCATCGCTGCGGCGGCGCGCGTCATCGCCGCCAATGGTGACAAGACCGCGACGATCGACGATTTCATCAGGGCGGCGGGCGTTGCCCGGGGAACGTTCTACAACTACTTTCCCACCCGCGAGAATTTGCTGGATGCATTGTGGACGCAAGTTGGCAAGGATCCATTTCTTGAAATCGGCAAGGCTTGCGCCTCAATCAGCGATCCGGTCGAGCGGTTGATTGCACAGGCTTGGCGCATATTGATCCGGTCAGGCGAAGACCAGGCTTGGGGCTGGCTGATCTTCGCGTTGTCCGGCAATGCCGAAACAGTCAACTCTGACCTGCGGGCCTATCCTGCACCTGATCTTAAAGCCGGTTTGAGCGCGGGACGGCTGCATTACGACCATCTGGACAGTGCTCGAGACTTCGTTGTCGGCGCGGTCCGGGCTGGTATGAAAACCCAATTGAGCGGGCGTGGCTCGAGCGAATATGCGCACGACATATGCAAAATGATCCTGCTTGCTCTCGCAGTCCCTACGGAGGAAGCCAATAGGATTATGGGATCTGCCACAAGAACAGGCGTTGGAGTAGCGGCGGCTTAA
- a CDS encoding DNA topoisomerase IB encodes MNQIVTEIDANATEAKLTSGLVYGPGLETGITRKMGARGFLYYRPDGRRITQADEIARLNSLAIPPAYTDVVISTNPFSHLQAIGTDAKGRRQYRYHKDWHAERGKAKFERLADFASRLPDLRERVDIDLRSRGLNVEKALATVVWMLDNLYIRIGNAAYAETNKSFGLTTLRSRHVSVEGGSLKFRFKGKSGKEWNLAHSDRRIANVVRKLQELPGQHLFQYVCDQGGCRPISSHDVNAYIREMTGDDFSSRQFRTWGATCMAVDALASAEAATTKRELARQLNAAIDAVAAKLVNTRSVCRSSYIHPAVFEDFQAGTLRDVLKLKTTSERLLQWMDEGEIQVLKWLKKQTVSNS; translated from the coding sequence ATGAACCAGATCGTCACCGAAATCGATGCAAACGCCACCGAGGCCAAACTCACCTCCGGGCTAGTCTACGGTCCTGGTTTGGAGACCGGGATCACCCGGAAGATGGGTGCCAGAGGCTTCCTCTATTACCGGCCAGACGGGCGGCGGATTACCCAGGCTGATGAGATTGCTCGCCTGAACTCTCTGGCAATACCGCCCGCCTACACAGACGTCGTCATCTCGACGAATCCCTTCTCACACCTGCAGGCAATCGGCACGGATGCCAAGGGTCGTCGGCAATACCGCTATCATAAAGACTGGCACGCCGAGCGAGGCAAGGCCAAGTTCGAACGGCTGGCCGATTTCGCGTCCAGACTTCCTGACCTGCGCGAACGGGTCGACATCGACCTTCGTTCGCGTGGCCTCAATGTCGAAAAGGCGCTGGCAACGGTCGTATGGATGCTCGATAACCTCTATATCAGAATAGGGAACGCTGCCTATGCAGAGACGAACAAGTCGTTCGGCCTTACCACGTTGCGCAGTCGTCACGTGAGCGTCGAAGGCGGCAGTCTCAAATTTCGGTTCAAAGGTAAATCCGGCAAGGAATGGAATCTTGCCCATAGTGACCGGCGGATCGCCAATGTCGTGCGAAAACTACAGGAACTTCCAGGACAACACCTCTTTCAATACGTTTGCGATCAAGGCGGATGCAGACCCATCTCCTCACATGATGTGAATGCCTATATCCGAGAGATGACAGGTGACGATTTCAGTTCACGCCAGTTCAGAACGTGGGGCGCAACCTGCATGGCAGTGGATGCACTGGCTTCTGCCGAGGCCGCCACGACCAAGCGCGAGTTGGCCCGTCAACTCAATGCAGCGATTGACGCAGTCGCTGCGAAACTGGTCAATACCCGATCGGTCTGTCGGTCTTCCTACATACATCCCGCCGTGTTCGAAGACTTCCAAGCGGGTACGCTTCGTGATGTCCTTAAGTTGAAAACCACGAGTGAACGACTTCTTCAATGGATGGATGAAGGCGAGATCCAAGTGCTAAAATGGCTGAAGAAACAAACAGTATCCAATAGCTAG
- a CDS encoding SCO family protein, with amino-acid sequence MLEGSFSLTDHNGHAVTEASYRGSFMLVYFGFTHCRKVCPRSLACMTAALDTLGETRRMVVPLYITVDPERDTPERMKAFVEANFPRFTGLTGSREAIDSAKASFRVFSRKGLDPEDAEGYAMPHTAFAYLLGPDGKYLAHFMDTIDDLQMANRLRILLAETERVT; translated from the coding sequence ATGCTTGAGGGAAGCTTCTCGCTCACCGATCATAATGGACATGCTGTCACCGAGGCGAGTTATCGCGGCAGCTTCATGCTGGTCTATTTCGGCTTTACCCATTGCCGCAAAGTCTGCCCGCGCTCGCTTGCCTGCATGACTGCGGCGCTGGACACATTGGGCGAGACCCGACGTATGGTCGTGCCGCTTTACATCACCGTCGATCCGGAGCGCGATACACCGGAGAGAATGAAAGCCTTTGTTGAAGCAAACTTTCCGCGTTTCACTGGCCTGACGGGAAGCCGCGAGGCGATCGACAGCGCGAAGGCATCCTTCCGCGTCTTTTCCCGCAAGGGGCTCGATCCGGAAGATGCAGAAGGCTATGCCATGCCACACACGGCCTTCGCCTATCTGCTCGGGCCTGACGGCAAATATCTGGCACATTTCATGGACACCATTGATGATCTGCAAATGGCGAACCGTCTCCGCATTCTTCTCGCTGAAACCGAACGGGTCACCTGA
- a CDS encoding autotransporter outer membrane beta-barrel domain-containing protein — protein MTVNRLEVGGGNVTITDTGALTATNGTTITAGSVSVNAGGVMNSNVSLDGGSLSIDGDLNGQLTLNNGNVTVNGTLSGAMVETGTALSNNGTVDEVNISKGGTFVNNSGVTAGAVTNAGTTSNAGTIGSLTNTAGNFTNNAGGTISGKTTVSGGTVTNNFVVTDADVAAAAAFINNTGATAGAIRNSGTVVNAGTIVSLQNDAGTFTNDAGGVVTGDSTITGGSVTNNATLHDVDVGADATFTNANGATAGVVVNAGNSSNAGTIDSLTNTAGNFTNNAGGTITGKSTITGGTVTNNFVITDADVAAAAIFVNNSGATAGTIRNSGTVTNAGTVAALQNDAGTFTNNSGGTVTGTTTINGGRVVNNATLADVDNEAAGEFINNNGAVAGTVTNSGSASNDGTIAALVNTDGIFSNTGTIDGTATISGGSLINDGTVAGAVVIDEGGLLSGNGTIGELFVNAGGVLSPGRDIGTLTVDGDVTFSTGSIYQVDIDANGASDRVDATGTVSIQGGTLEIRAVGGNYGLTTTYTILSASRITGTFDSVSSDFAFLTPTLTYGAATIDMRFDRNNVQFSDVADTANGRATAVAVEALGTGNSIYDAVLSLNSSTANSAFSQLSGEVHASLKSALLWESRFARDAVLDQMAMDLDQRKDDVTVWTNSFLSSNRWSGNGNAAGIDTRTAGVVMGVDASVSDPWRLGGLLGYSHDSLEQVKTESYHAGLYATGDIGPLNVIGGAIFSHNDASTLRDISFGTITSQLTADYASATSQVFADLSSTHELDAIKLQPFANLAYVNLKTDAFRENGGDASMLAAKSSDEIATSTIGLRWSWRWPEDNLPVAVSGMLGWRHIEGDVSPYSSVAFSGGTPFVVEGVEMPKDALLAKFGVSARLSKSARLTFSYSGEFGKGLRSSAAQVNLAGSF, from the coding sequence GTGACAGTCAATCGTCTGGAGGTTGGTGGAGGAAACGTCACCATCACCGACACAGGTGCATTGACCGCCACGAACGGCACCACGATCACAGCAGGCAGCGTTAGCGTCAATGCGGGCGGAGTAATGAACTCCAACGTCAGCCTTGATGGCGGTAGCCTTTCCATCGATGGCGACCTCAATGGCCAGTTGACGCTCAACAACGGCAACGTCACCGTGAACGGTACGCTCAGTGGCGCCATGGTAGAGACAGGGACCGCGCTGTCCAACAACGGCACTGTTGATGAGGTCAATATCTCCAAAGGAGGGACCTTCGTCAATAATAGCGGCGTAACCGCGGGCGCAGTTACCAATGCCGGGACGACATCCAACGCCGGAACGATCGGGAGCCTGACCAATACCGCCGGAAATTTTACCAATAATGCTGGCGGGACGATTTCGGGAAAGACGACGGTTTCGGGTGGAACTGTCACCAACAATTTCGTCGTTACCGACGCCGATGTCGCGGCAGCGGCGGCCTTCATCAACAACACCGGTGCAACAGCCGGCGCAATCAGAAATTCAGGCACCGTCGTCAATGCGGGAACCATTGTCTCCCTACAGAACGATGCCGGTACATTCACCAATGATGCCGGCGGGGTGGTTACGGGGGATAGCACTATTACCGGTGGCAGCGTGACGAACAACGCCACCCTTCACGACGTCGATGTCGGAGCAGATGCAACATTCACCAATGCCAACGGCGCCACCGCCGGTGTCGTCGTCAATGCAGGCAATTCGTCGAATGCCGGGACTATTGATAGCCTGACCAATACGGCTGGAAATTTTACCAACAATGCAGGCGGTACGATTACCGGCAAATCAACAATCACAGGCGGAACCGTCACCAATAACTTCGTCATCACCGATGCGGACGTTGCCGCCGCCGCAATATTCGTCAACAACTCGGGAGCCACCGCTGGCACGATAAGAAACTCCGGCACGGTTACCAATGCGGGGACCGTCGCGGCGCTTCAAAATGATGCCGGCACTTTCACGAACAATTCTGGCGGTACCGTTACGGGTACAACAACGATCAACGGAGGTCGTGTTGTCAACAATGCCACATTGGCAGACGTCGATAATGAGGCGGCGGGCGAATTCATCAACAACAACGGCGCTGTGGCAGGCACGGTTACCAATTCTGGCAGTGCCTCGAACGACGGAACAATCGCCGCGCTCGTCAACACTGACGGCATCTTTTCCAATACCGGTACAATTGATGGAACAGCCACGATTTCGGGCGGTTCACTGATCAACGATGGAACCGTCGCCGGAGCAGTCGTCATCGATGAGGGCGGGCTTCTTTCAGGCAACGGGACCATTGGCGAGCTTTTCGTCAACGCAGGCGGTGTACTTTCACCCGGGCGAGACATAGGAACACTCACCGTCGACGGGGATGTGACCTTTAGCACTGGCTCAATCTACCAGGTCGACATCGATGCCAACGGCGCCTCCGACCGGGTGGATGCGACAGGCACGGTCTCCATACAGGGGGGAACGCTTGAAATTAGAGCGGTGGGTGGCAATTACGGGCTGACAACCACTTATACCATCCTGAGCGCAAGCCGCATCACGGGCACCTTCGACAGCGTTTCAAGCGATTTTGCTTTCCTGACGCCAACGTTGACCTATGGTGCTGCGACGATAGACATGCGTTTCGACCGCAATAACGTGCAATTCTCAGATGTCGCGGATACGGCAAACGGTCGCGCAACCGCGGTTGCCGTTGAAGCATTGGGAACAGGAAACTCGATTTACGATGCGGTCTTGTCACTGAATTCTTCCACCGCAAACAGTGCCTTCTCGCAGTTGAGCGGTGAGGTTCATGCCTCGCTCAAAAGCGCTCTGCTGTGGGAGAGCCGTTTTGCACGCGACGCGGTGCTTGACCAAATGGCCATGGATCTTGATCAGCGGAAGGATGACGTAACGGTCTGGACCAACAGTTTTCTGTCGTCCAACCGTTGGTCAGGGAATGGAAATGCAGCCGGAATCGATACCCGCACCGCAGGCGTAGTCATGGGAGTGGATGCGTCAGTCTCCGACCCGTGGCGTCTAGGCGGCCTGTTGGGTTACAGCCATGACTCGTTGGAGCAGGTGAAGACAGAGTCTTATCACGCCGGTCTCTATGCTACGGGTGATATTGGTCCCTTGAACGTCATTGGCGGCGCCATCTTTTCCCATAACGATGCGTCAACGCTGCGCGATATCTCCTTTGGAACGATTACCAGCCAGCTCACCGCTGACTATGCCAGTGCCACCAGCCAGGTTTTCGCAGATCTCTCTTCGACGCATGAACTGGATGCGATCAAGCTCCAGCCCTTCGCCAACCTCGCTTACGTCAATCTCAAGACTGACGCCTTCCGCGAAAATGGCGGCGATGCGAGCATGTTGGCAGCAAAAAGCAGTGACGAGATCGCAACCTCCACGATCGGTCTGCGCTGGTCTTGGAGGTGGCCGGAAGACAATTTACCCGTTGCCGTCTCCGGCATGCTGGGCTGGCGGCATATCGAGGGTGACGTGTCGCCGTATTCTAGCGTCGCGTTTTCTGGCGGCACGCCATTTGTCGTCGAAGGCGTGGAAATGCCAAAGGATGCTCTGCTCGCAAAATTCGGGGTTTCCGCCAGGCTTTCGAAGTCGGCTCGCCTGACGTTCAGCTATTCCGGCGAGTTTGGCAAAGGCCTGCGGTCCAGCGCAGCGCAGGTCAATCTGGCGGGGAGTTTTTAA